DNA sequence from the Mustela erminea isolate mMusErm1 chromosome 15, mMusErm1.Pri, whole genome shotgun sequence genome:
tTCACTTGCTGCTATTCTAAATCTAAACCTTTAAGaaatatacaatgttacattaattgcCTTTGTGCATCTTCTTAGTTCTTAGAGAAGGAAAAGCGTGGACCAATTTCAGTGAGCACACGCCACATGGAAAACACACTCAGCACTACCAGGTGCTTAGCACGGTGCTAAACACTAtgtcagacagagagaaattGCATGCAGGCTGCCGCACCTTGATTTACTGCGAAGCCAAGACATACAAACGGGAAATGAGacagtttgtttaaaaaagaaccGAATTGAATATAATCAAGTACCAAACTACAAAAGGCAGTGAGTGCCATAATCTTCAGAAAGAGGAGACACTATTCCTAAAGCTACCGTGGATTTGGGTGATGGGTGTGGGAGCTCAGCAAGGTGAGAGGACATTGGATGTACAGGTTGACGCACAGGGCGTAAGTGCGTAGAAGAGAAACGAGTTTGATTCATGAAAGAGTAGCCACTTTTTAGAAGGTTAAGATCACCTTGTGAAGGACCCTACAGACCAAGAAGTTTGACTCTGATCTAATGAGAAATGCAGTCACGAAGTGCCCTTTGATAGGGAAAGGTGTGGAGTTGTTTCTGCAAGTCAAAACAGGACAAAGACCAAGGAGTGAGATCAGCCAAGTCAGAAACCAGTTCACTGTTTAGTGATCAAGAATTAAATGTCAAAAAGGAGTCAGAACAATACTTAGTATGTCACAATCATTCAGGAAAAGTGCTAGCTGTTATAAAATAATGTCAGGGACCCGTGTGGTGGGACTAGGGAAATACACAGGGAGATCGGTGTCACAGCAACCTGTTGCGCAACCTGGAGACAGACGTCTCTATTTCTTGAGTTTGCTTATCTATCAAGGgctgacagagagaatgagaagtcTTAGTAAGGTTAACCTCTAGATCttccacagaaacacaaataaatcCTCTGGGAAAATGTGGCTTATTGTGTAACATTCCTAATTTTTGATCTATGGCCCATTGTTTGGAAGTGTTCCTAACAAGTAAATCACTCGAGATTGTCTCAAAGCTTTGCTGTGGGAATTCCGTGATCATTAACGCGCCCTACATGCCGGTCTTACACTTGTAGGTGTTTAGAAAatgtccttccctcctttttcgTTAATAAGGTGACTGTTCTATTCTTTAACTGGATCCAACTGCCCATGACTTTCAGCAGGTCACGGGATGTAAAGCGAGAGTTGGGAAATAGGACTGCGAAAgtatcttttttgaaaataagaacGAGTAGTTCTTAGTTTTTTAAACTACTTTCttgggcgccagggtggctcagtcgttcagtgtctgccttcggctcaggtcatgatcccagggtcctgggatcgagccccgtatcgggcgctctgctcagcgggaagtctgctcctccctctctcaatgcttgtgttccctctctcactgtgtctttctctgtcaaataaaaataaaaaatctttaaaacaaacaaacaaacaaactactttCTCTTCAGATTCAGGTTAGCAGTCTTTGAGGAAAGTACACGGGAGACCGCCTCTCCCACCACATCTGCAGTGGAATGGTGGCCTCCGATAAGGGATCTCCTCACCCTGACTCGTAGGGGCTGTTTAAAATGGTCTGTCACACATTTCGTTATCATCCAACTGGTTCTGACACTATTGGAGCGTGTGACTTTCTTGTCAGAGAAACCAAGCTACAGACTCTTCAAGACTGAACGCGTATCAGGCCATCTTACATCGTCCTACACCCCCAACCCCATGGTAACGGAGGAAAAAAGACCAGAATCCCGTGAGAAAGCACTTTGTGACATCTGAAGGCAATagttaaaatgtattcattcccAGATTCATTTAACTCATCAAATGCTTTGGGGCCTATTCAATCACCAGCGGGTCATATAGAGAAAATATTCacggggcatctgggaggctcggCCGGTGAAACGtcttcctttgtctcaggtcacgatcccaggatgctgggactgagccccatatggggcccCCCTGCTCCGctcgaagcctgcttctccctctgcctctgccccttcccctgcttgtgctctctgtctctgactctgtcaaataaataaataaaatattttttaaaaaaactgagaaaaaaaaaaacctttgaaaaaaagaaaatatttactatgagCCTACATGAAATGTCTTCTGTGGGAAGATAATACGAAGAGAATATAAATCTCACTTCTACTTATCAACCATACCAttacaacaataaaaattcattaatttcaatatgcattcagaaattttatttaaccCTTAGGAAACCTTAATGTCCTACTATATAATTTAGGTTAATagaaaactggggggaaaaaaagactgaatacaAACTATCTTAAGACATTAATCAAACTTTTAATGTTATCAATTTATTGCATATGTCAgtacagaaaaatagaaagtatattctaaaagaaatttattgtaaaaaaaaaaaaacaaatgtaaatgtttGCTTGCCATGGCCAGCACATCGTGTACGATAACATTCAAATCTGAGTTATAAAATTGTATTACTGCTTcaaataaaatatggcaaataacaaaaatatgattTACATCATGAAACTGGGTTAACTTATTTTATCCTGGATATACTTGAATAAGTCGAAAACAACTTGACTTTCCAGTATTCACTGTACTGACGGAAACTGTTataaatgatgttgaacaccACACACTCATCCCCGTTACATTGTGTGCATATGGCACTTTTTGTAAAAAGTGTCTCTTATACgtagtcctatttttaaactacatttttagatacaaaatataaatggagGTATATTTGTGCCTTTTGGCAAAAATGTGTTGACTGTAGTTAGGATGAATGCATTCATTTTGCTatacaaatgaatatattatttctgATTAGCTTAGATGATGTGCATATATGGtaatataaataaacagaagTGCTCTTCATTTTCTACcctactgatttaaaaaatagatgtctGTGCTCTGTCATTTCCAACTTTACCTGAGtgatatgaaaatacataaatttaagtGGATAATCTGAAAGCATTATAACgagtatttctcacagtttttttttctcttcattattttgtCAAACGTAATAGGAAAAACGGAAAAGGGGAGGTCAGTGCAAGAGTTCAGTATATCTCAATCATGATCTAATTTTAAAAGTGACTTCTGTGACATCCTAGGTAGaagtttactttattttttcccaaccTTAAGGAAGAAAGGGACTCAATGCTAAAAACTGTCCTTAAACTGAGATTGTGAGAATATTTATATAAAGCTGAACGTGTCCTTCATTCTGTAATTTGACCAAACAAACCTATTTCCACCTCAAactaaatcttacaaaaataaaagatgaatataAAAGCATCCGGTGGTATGAATTTTCAACAAAAGAATGTAACTGACATATCACCAAAGCTGGAATTTGGGTAATTACCAAGTATCCACAGctcaccatgaaaaaaaaaaataagctaagtTGCccagtaaaaagaaaactgaaaataccatttcagtaaaaatatcaattttacaAAGTTATTTGCAACATCAGGTGCTCCAGTCAGTTTCTTGGTTAGAGACGCTTTGCATACAAATGTATTGTTTTGCACCATGAGGTATCCTTTTTGCCGACCTCTTCAGTTAATCGTTTCCTGGACCTACACTCAAGAACCAGATCACGTTCCCTTTCCAGCTAGTTCTATTCATTTAGTATCTTTTATCTCTCGCCTGTcacaaatttcttctcccatcttTTGCAAATCCTTTTTAGTATTCTTTTTGCCATTCACCCCTCTCCCAACAATcccttttaaaatcatgaattttgATCTAAATACAATTTGTATTTTGCCGTATTTAAAATCATCCTAGGATTTCCAAAACTATAGCAGCTTAATAACTTAAAATTCATTCCTCATCTCTTAGAGCCGCTCTTCCAAAACGAGCCAGAAATTAATACACAAGGCAGAAACACCTCTATTCCCACTAAGACATGGGTCCAAATGAAGGAGTGACCCATGAAGAAGTCACATCTGATTAATACTAACTGTTTTGGCCACAAGATTTGATACGTTTTGAAAAAATGATGCCAGGGGATTCATGGGCCCCCTCTCCCCATCTAAGGACATCTCAAATACAGAAGCCAGGAAGGAAAGATGTACTACAACCCGAAACACACTCTTCCCTCTGCCGCAGGAAGAAATGCCCCTTAATCCCAAGGGAATGAAAGTGGGGGTGGGCACAAGTACTTTAGGACTTTTGAAATCCTAGctttagggaaaacaaaaacaaatatttataaaccctaaaaaaggaaacaaccaaccaaaAGCAGCATAAGAACAAACCACTGGTGAAGAAAAAGCTTTTATACTTCATCAGCATAATATTTACAACTGAAGTCCAAAAGCCCCTCCCCAAGCAGGAGACGGAGCCATCACAGGAACACACAGAGAGGTGCTCTGCAAGCTTCCGAGAATGATACACATCTCGGGTGTGCCACGTGAGCTCACGTCTAAGGACACTACATTTGTTgtattaactcttttctttttaatacgtTACTATTTAGGATAATCATTCTACATAGCAATGACTGACAAGATGAAAAGTATCCTTTAATCGTGGtgaatttatacataaaaatacaccTTCCACGATATGGATTACCAACTTTTAGAAAAGCATGACTTTCTAACAGTAATTTATAGAAAAACAGCATCCTTTAGCAATCACACTTgctagaatgtatttttttctaaatactgaCATAAAGTGAATAAGAATGCTATTTGGCAAAGTATTTCTAGCCCTATCTCCATGGAAAGATTTTATAATTAAGGTCAAGAACGTTGAcccattatttctcttctctagctACTTGCATAAAGCCAATAAATATAgctgaaatattcaaaatatggtATGCTAAAGCTGATGTAACGTAATGGACAGAGCTCAATTACACCTAATTTTTGAGGACGACTTGAAACAACTTAGCACAATAATACCTTATagcttatattttttaaggtaaatccTGCAAGTTTAAAGgggctcttttttttaagtaagatttttcttactcttctatATGTCTAAATGCTACTTCTCACTTATAGCCACTTAATTGTTAGATCTGGTAGTAGGTTCTGTAAGAAAAAGCTCTATAGTTCCTTCACTCCCACATTCCTACATGtaggagagaaataaataagacttcCTGACACTGTCGTTCAATGCTATCGTAATAACTGGAACATTAAACCAAAGAAcagcttttttgcttttgtttttgtaacttttattttcagaaggTCCAATAAATGATACCTTGACTTTAGTGGGCTAGATATACCTAGATACTggacttaaaaaatcaaatgtgggAATTTCTGTAAAATAGTATGTACAATCATGTAATGTAAGACTTGCTAATTTAATTCTTAAACAAGTTCTAATTGTCATTATGACTGCTATTAGTGGTTTAGCTGTAGACGTACAAAACTGACAGAAGCTAAAATTTCTCTTTGCCACCAAAATTACAAATGTTAAAAAGTTCAAATATGCACATCAAAGCTGCagtaaaattctaaatttctatttttacatgCCATGATCCAGACTGTACCTAACAAAACACGGTacatttatattgaaaaaatGGGGTCccatttatttgtaagaaaaagcTGGATCTCAGCATTCACCAGAGCAAAAGTCAATGGCAACCTGCACACAGGCCTCAATTTCACTTCTTGCCAAGAACAAAATAGAGTTTACATAAAAATAGATATGACCCAGGTTACCATATACATAGGTATATGACCGGTagtatttacattaaaaacattgCATTGCATAATTCAAGGAATAAAATACCATCATGCATTTCATTTTAACTGTTAAGGGGAAGAATGCAGTTAACAGACTACGTTTGCTTACCATGATTGTCCCAGTATTTACTAAAGGCAGAATACTCAAAGGTTTCTCGTTTACGACTCTCCTTCCGCACCCCACCATTAACCCGAGTGTCACACAGGGCACACCACGTAGGCAACAAGAAACTTTTGAATACAATATGCTATTACACTGGCATATTAAACTAAAGGTATGGGTACATAACCACACTGAAAGGTTGGatgaaaatgtatgaaagaaTCCCAAGAATTCTAGTTCTTCAAATGTAAAAAACTATTTGGATCATCTCAGAGGAGCACTGAAGTCCATTCAAAGTTTAATGTCACTCTTCAGACAAGTACAGACATAACACACTTCTAGGAAGGAACATTCTTTATCATTCTGcacaaattaaaatacagtgcATGAATCAAAAGGAACAACATTAGATGATTGTTACGTTAGAGGAAGTTTTTGCCATTTCTTCCGGAGAATGACTTTTGAGGACTTCTCTGATGAACTGTTCGAGGGCAGGAAAGTAGCCCTGGCATTGCCACGTGTCGTTGTGAGTCCCGTCAGGAAAAATGGCCAATCTCTTAGTCCGAGACGGGGACAGCTCATAGAGCTGCTTCATCATCACCGGCGGAATTAACTGGTCAGAGAGTCCAGAGATGAAAAGAGAAGGCATTCTGCACTGAGAGATTTTTCTGTAGgacaagaatttatttttgtagcaCCATAAAGGAAGGTAACGCAtcggaaagaaggaaaataaagtgcTGGCCATATGCGGTATGCTTAGAAACGTGTTCTCTACCATAATGGCTGAAATCCTGTGTGAATTTTCAGAGGCCAAGTGAATAGCCACGGCTCCTCCCAAGGAACGGCCGAAAAGGAAGATTTTTGTCTTGTCAAGGTCAGGTCTCGTCATCACATAGTCCAGGACGGCCTCGGAGTCCAAGCAGAGTCCGTCCTCACTGGCTTCCCCTTCGCTCTTCCCATAGCCTCGGTAATCAACAAGCAGAAGATTGACTTTGAGGTTCACCAACATAAGCAACGCATTCGGTAACCTGTGACCTATGTTGCCTGCATTCccatgaaaataaattacagttgGGGAATAGGGCGAATTGTCTCCGGTGTATCTTATCAAAATAAGATTCAGACGCACTCCGTCTTTGGttctgatgaaaatgttttcatgggGAATCCCAGTGGGCATGGGAACATAAAGGCGTGAAGAAGATGGCTGTTCTGGAAAATAAAGCAATACATCCTGGAATTTATATAGAATACCTGCTATTGATACGAATATTAACAAAAGTAAGATAATGCCCCCGTACAGATGAAAAGTCACGATCAAAGGTAAAAGAGAAATACGGCAAAGAGCCCAAGACCAGGAAGCCAAGGCTATTAGCCATCGTTCAACAAAGTTCCACAGCATCCAGGACTTTTCCATGGCCACTCTCCGTAAGTatcctagagagagagagagagaatcagtaaTTCGACATACgttatttaaaaagtcagactCACGATATAATAAATTATGCTACTGGAGACTGCTCAGAGGGCCCACCCTCTGCTGTCCGGACCCCCTGCTGCTTCGCCCCATCAGTCTCCTCTCTCCTGCCGCTGCTGTATTTATGAAACACAGAGTTATCAAATGATcctgctcttttaaaaaagtgcttaATTACTGCCTGGTACTTTCATTAAGGCATTCTCCTTGATTTGACAGAAGAATCGGTTGAGGCCATGTTCCCAAATTTGTATATGAGGGAAGGGAGGCTCGGGGGTGTAAGTCGACAGCTGTGCTCCCAGCTCCTCAGGCAGAAGAGGCCAGAGGCCAACCAGCAGGATTCCAAAGCTCCCTGTGTGCCCACCAGTGAGCCAGGTaggctgagaaaaaaaatttcttcgtACTGAGGTCTGACATGTAACactgtattattttcaggtgtacaaaataagagtatttatatattttgggaaaTGATCACGACAGTAAGTagctaacatctgtcaccatacacaactggaaattttttttcccccctgtgatgagaacttctaagatctactctcttaaaaCTTCCAAATAAGCAATACAGTATTAAGGATAATTGCCAAACAGTATATTGTATCCCCATgtctatttattttacaactggaagtttgtacattcACCCATTTCATCCATCCCTGACTCTGGCAACCAACAATCTGTTCTCCGTATCTGTTAAACTtggggtttgggggttttgttttgttttgggtgtgggagaggggttagtttttgcagtttgtttttttcttgtctttctctgacttagctCAGGAAGCACAATGCTCTCAGGTCCATCCATTTTGTCACAACTggaagacttcattcttttttattttcattgtctgtatgtatcatattttctttacccatccatccattcaccaacaggacacttaggttgtttccttatctttgctgttgtaaataatgttgcaataaacatgtGGATCCACATATCTTTTTGAGTCAGTGGTTTTGGATAAATAGCCAGAAGCagaattgccagatcatatggtagttgtatttttaattttttgaagaaccaccatattatttttcatagtggctgcaccatttacattcccaccaaaagggCACAagggtttccatttctccatatcattgccaacatttatttcttatctttttgataacagccattctgacagataatGAGAGGataactcactgtggtttttgatttgtatttccctgataattagtgatgctcaacatcttttcatatacctactggccatctgtatgtcttctttggaaaaatgtctattcagatcttctgtccatttcatACTCATACCGTTTGTTTTGCTGCTACtgagttgtgtaaattctttatatactttggggactaaccccttatcagatatataatttgcaaatatattctctcactcagtaggctgtcttttcattttgttgggcagaagctttttagtttgatgcaggctcacttacttattttgtgcttttgttgCCCCTGCTTTTGATGTCACAGATCCAAAAATCTTTGCCAAGACAGATATCAGAGGCTTATGGCCAGGTTTttctctaggagttttatggtttcaggtcttaaaaGTCCTCAatcctttttgagttaatttttgtttatggtctAAGatagggtccagtttcattcttctgcatgtggacatccagttttccagcaccatttgttaaagaaactgacctttcccccactgaatattttcttcttaaaaaaatactaaattctcTTTTACTCACTAATAAAACTACCATAAAGAGGTTATTATTGAAACTAATGTtagtgactgatttttttaaattttactgtattCCATAAGCTAATAAATGTGACATTTTCATTCACTGaattaaacactgaaaaaaaaaatcataaaaccaaGTTAAATTGGATTGGCTATAAAGATGAGTTAGATGACTTAACAAATTTGATTTTTACCATTATCTCACCAAACATGTCTTACTACTTCGCTAAACACAAACTTTCAAATTTGAGTTCTTATCCAAATGACTGTGAATGTACACCGACAACAggacatttttctgaagtttctctGAAATCAACACTGCCACCCAGTTGCAGCAAGTTTTATTACAATGAGCTCCATGGTAAGCCAGAGAAAAGCAGGTATGtgaggtaaaagaaaaattcaagctTAACTACTGTAGAAGCAGCAATCCCTGAGCAGCAGATATCAAGAACTGGTTAAAAACCAGATTGAAAGTGGTTGCATTATAGCAGCCAAATAAGCCAATTACATTCAATCTGACAACTTTTTGCAGATCAGTAATCAATCAATGCCTTTACAACCTATAACAGCAATTTATCTACAGCGCTCAGATCAGTCAGAGCTATTCTATATTCCTTCAACACAGCGGATACGTCTCAACAAACACATCTGGCCCACTTAAACTTTTCATCCACtgtttacttgattttatttttaatttttaattataagtgATATCAATGATTGTCATTTGTACCCAACAGGTGTACTGGAGAAATGTAAAAACACACCAGCATTAACtttttacatcaaaataaaactttttgtgtgtgtaatgATTAGGATTAACAGGGTTTGAgataaaatacaaacatattaGAGCATTGCACTATTTGGAAAATAAGATACCATTTAAGAAATTTCTTTGTGAAcaatttttctatctttctcaTGGTTAGAGCCAATCATTTATGACAGTTATCAGAGAGAGGAGTAACTCAAAGTACCATTTATTTGGAGatttagtaggaaaaaaacacagtaaaatttCATCCACTTAAATTCTGCTCTACCATGTATTTCCTGAATAATCTTATGTTTATCACTTATTTCcaatctaaatttctttttcagtagaatgagaatttttaaaatgcctataTATAAGGCCGGTCAGCATTACCaaatgaaactaatttaaaaagcatttacaaaTGCTATAGAAATATGTTAACTGTATTTGCTTTTGTGACTCGTATTTCTAGCTGTACTACTATGTTCCTAAGCATGTTCTACTCAAATTAGCATCAATATCTGAATGTACCAAGCAAATCTAGAAATTTGATAAGGGCCCCTATATCCTGGATAATCAAGAATTGACCaattttcaaattaaacaaaaactacCGCACTATctcatatatacaaataaataaaaaacatagaaaaaagagTTACAATTTTCAATTATTCAAACTTAgaaaaattatccttttaaaGCAGGCTCTGTAATATCTAATTTCAACATAAAATATTGAACTTAAATCTATAAGCCTAAGaactatctttctctttttcactacTCTATTCCCTACTGGGTAGTACACCACTTTACATATATTcaagactaaaatattttttgaatgaacaaTCTAGTAATATACCTTATTACTGGATTGTTTCAGTAACTTATTAGACTTCTGAGGAAACATAACTGTATTCTGAGCACtggacatatatatatttaagacgGGACATCAGAAAAATGGCATATTTGAGTTCACTGATGGTTAGAAATAAGAGGAATTAAATTTGCAGTTTTCCACAAAGCAGTCCTGAAAAGTCACCTTAACTAAATGACTTTGTGATAAACAACATAAACTTATATTCTTAAACTGTGGAAGACAGAATCGAAGTCAGTCCATTTGGAGGAATATCAAATGGAAATCAACTTTAAGGACAGGTGAATAAAAACTGCTCTGAAGTGtgtatgctgtctctctctctttttttaaagattttatttatttgacagagagagagcgagcacacactTCTATGATCTTAAGAATTGAGACAAGCAAGCCTAATATATGGAaggactttttaaatttcctaaatgTATTAAAACTATCGGCAAAATACAATTACTAGAGCCATCTGCTGGCATGTAAAAACAACTTCGTGTAGACCCAGACGTTATGAAAGGCAATGAAAATGAACAGTGCCTCTAATACAGTCCACTTCACAGATCATACAGCTAGTGATACGCAAGTTTTCCACATATTTTGTCAATAACTTAGTGTGAGTAAAGGGTTAACAAAACCTCTTCTCCAGCATGAAAAAATGACCTCTGGTTAACCTTCTAGTACTGTTTCCCTGGAAACCTCATGAAGGTGGGATGCCAGCTTTTTCAAAGCAACATTTTGTGTGGTAAACTTGACCCCTAGTGGTGAGCTACACCTGGATTGAGCAAACACTGAGTAGGGCTACACATGTCCGGTAGGAATCAGAAAGAAAGCCTTCTCTCCGTGGGGACTGGACTTGGAACTGGTGTGCTCTTTGCACCTGGATGCGATGCCCTGGTGCTGTTACAGAAGATACTATCTCCCACGGAGCAGGAAGCCGCTAAGTCAGGGTGGCACGCGCTCCCGCCCACGTCACCTTTCCTCTAACCTTAGCTATTACTGGGGAACAATGCACCTGATGCTGACGTGCTGCGTTTGTATCCTCTATCTTTcaaaaagaggaaagacagagCACCAGGTATGGCCTCTCAGGTCTTGAGCGTGAATATCCAGTTGAACCCAAGACCACTGCTGCCGGTCATGGACAATAAACAAGGCGACTGTACATTTTATGGGGGCATCTATGGGGcaaaacatttatgaaatgtgTTGCTAAATTTACGAAATGTGTTGCCAAAAGAGATGCATTATCTGCCAGGTTCTTCTGTATGCTCAAATGCATTTGCTGATATCACCTTCGTATACTGAACAACCAAGAAAGATGATGAGATTATATATGCAAAGTTAAAACAAAGTTTATACGAACTAGAAGGGTTGCTGAGAGGGAAAGAGCATCAGACCTACAGATAACAGAAACTCAGTCAACCAGTATCTTCTCATCTTCCATGCTTCTACATTATTATGTTTTAACCTTATGCCCACATTTAAATACCTGACTTATTCCCATTTCTCAGTTCTGCTCTTGCTACGCTATCACACAAGGTCTCACATGTCAAATGTCTCTCAAATTCGTCTACCTGTGGCTTTAACCACTCCAAAAACTCTCTACTTAGTGTCTAAGAACCTGGTGCATGAACCTTCACCACGATCTCTCATAAAAAGTAAACCTCacactacctcacaccagtcagaatggctaaaattgtcaggaaatgacagatgctagcgaGGATGCGGAGCAC
Encoded proteins:
- the ABHD13 gene encoding protein ABHD13 isoform X1, which gives rise to MEKSWMLWNFVERWLIALASWSWALCRISLLPLIVTFHLYGGIILLLLIFVSIAGILYKFQDVLLYFPEQPSSSRLYVPMPTGIPHENIFIRTKDGVRLNLILIRYTGDNSPYSPTVIYFHGNAGNIGHRLPNALLMLVNLKVNLLLVDYRGYGKSEGEASEDGLCLDSEAVLDYVMTRPDLDKTKIFLFGRSLGGAVAIHLASENSHRISAIMVENTFLSIPHMASTLFSFFPMRYLPLWCYKNKFLSYRKISQCRMPSLFISGLSDQLIPPVMMKQLYELSPSRTKRLAIFPDGTHNDTWQCQGYFPALEQFIREVLKSHSPEEMAKTSSNVTII
- the ABHD13 gene encoding protein ABHD13 isoform X2 produces the protein MPTGIPHENIFIRTKDGVRLNLILIRYTGDNSPYSPTVIYFHGNAGNIGHRLPNALLMLVNLKVNLLLVDYRGYGKSEGEASEDGLCLDSEAVLDYVMTRPDLDKTKIFLFGRSLGGAVAIHLASENSHRISAIMVENTFLSIPHMASTLFSFFPMRYLPLWCYKNKFLSYRKISQCRMPSLFISGLSDQLIPPVMMKQLYELSPSRTKRLAIFPDGTHNDTWQCQGYFPALEQFIREVLKSHSPEEMAKTSSNVTII